The Saliniramus fredricksonii genome segment GGGCGCCGAGGATGGCGATCTGCTCATCGATGTCTGCGGCTTTCTCATCCGGATCAGCGAAATCGAGCGGGCGCGTGCCTGGCCGGCGCGGTCGGGCAAGATCATGATCGCACGGGCCCTGTCGCGGCTGGCTGATTATTACGGCCTCGCCGGCGAGGCCCGCGGCGCGGTGCGCAACCGCCGCATTCTGGCCTGGTGCGCCGGAGAGTCGGTTGCGCCGGGCTGAACTTCGCAATACGAGACCGGGATGAAGCGGTCGCGGCGGCCATATTTTCGACGCGAGCCGCGCCCAGATTCACCAATGCGGCGACCGGATCGCTGCGGCGCAGGGTCCCGCTTGCGGCTTGCGGTCATCCGGCCCAAACTGACACCGTGTCGGGTGTGACTCGCGCAACCCGCCACCACGCCATTGCGGCGTGCATGATCCTGCGCCGACCCGGCGCCGATGCGAAAAAGGCCTGCTGCATGCAAGAAACGTCGTCGACGCCGCAATCCCTTGACGAATCGGTGCTGCGCAACGCCGAAGCGACACTGGAAACCGTGGTCAGCGCCCGCGAGGCCGTCGAGGCTGTCATCTTCGGTCAGAAGAACGTGGTCGATCTGGCGCTGACGACGATCCTCGCCGGAGGGCACGGGCTGCTCGTCGGTGTGCCGGGCCTCGCCAAGACGAAGCTCGTCGAAACGCTCGGCACGGTGCTCGGCCTTGATGCGCGTCGGGTCCAGTTCACGCCCGATCTGATGCCCTCCGACATTACCGGCTCGGAAATCCTTGAGGAGGATGCTGATCGCCGGCGCCATTTCCGCTTCGTGCGCGGGCCGATCTTCGCGCAGCTTCTGATGGCCGACGAGATCAACCGCGCCAGTCCGCGAACCCAGTCGGCCCTGTTGCAGGCGATGCAGGAGCATCACGTTTCCGTGAGTGGCGAGCGTCACGACCTGCCGCGTCCGTTCCACGTGCTCGCCACGCAGAATCCCATCGAGCAGGAGGGCACCTATCCGCTGCCGGAGGCCCAGCTCGACCGTTTTCTGCTTCAGATCGACATCGACTACCCCGATCGCGATGCCGAGCGGCGCATCCTGCTGGAGACGACGGGGGATTCCGAAGCCCGTCCCGGTGCGGTGATGTCGGGTGAGGCGCTGATGAGCGCGCAGCGCCTCGCGCGCCGCCTGCCGGTCGGAGACAGCATCGTCGAGGCCATTCTTGATCTGGTGCGCGCCGCGCGACCGGGGGAGGGCGATCCCGCCGTGACCGAGCATCTGCTCTGGGGGCCTGGTCCGCGCGCCTCGCAGGCGCTGATTTTTGCTGCGCGCGCGCATGCGCTGATCCAGGGCCGCGTCTCGCCCTCCATTGATGATGTGGCGCTGCTCGCCGCGCCGGTGCTCAAGCACCGCATGGCCCTGACATTCGCCGCGCGCGCCGACGGCGTCACCATTCCCGATCTCGTGCAGCGTCTGACGGCGCGGCTCGGCGGGTGAGGCCCTGACATGGCGCGCGTGCGGGTCCTCAGCGAGACGCAACGGCTACCCGGGCGGACGGTCACGCTGGCGGCGCAGGATCTCGCAGCGCGGCTGCCGCGTCTGGTACTGGAGGCGCGCCGCGTCGCCGGGACCCTCGCGCACGGTATCCATGGACGTCGCCGTGCGGGCCCGGGCGAAACCTTCTGGCAGTTCCGCCCCTTCAGCAGTGGCGAGCCGGCATCGCGGATCGACTGGCGCCGTTCTGGCCGCGACGACCGTCTCTATGTGCGCGAGCGCGAATGGGAGGCGGCGCACTCGGTGCATCTGTGGATCGACCGTTCCGCCTCCATGGCCTTCGGTTCGGAGCTTGCCATGGCGCCGAAATGCGACCGGGCCGTGGTGCTCGGCCTCGCGCTCGCCGAGAGCTTCGTCGAGGCGGGCGAGCGTGTCGGCATGATGGGGCAGGCGCCGCCCCGCGCCGTGCGCCGGATCGCCGAGCGTTTCGCCGAAATCCTCGCCGATCCGCGCGGCTCCGACGCCACCGACATGCCACCGCCTACGGCGCTCGCCCCCCATGACGAAGCGGTGATCCTCAGTGACTGCCTCAGCCCCGCCGAGGAATGGGAAGCCTGCATCGCGGCGATTGCAGCGCGGGGCGCGCGCGGGCATGTCATGATGATCGTCGATCCGGTCGAGGAGAGCTTTCCCTTTGCCGGGC includes the following:
- a CDS encoding AAA family ATPase; the protein is MQETSSTPQSLDESVLRNAEATLETVVSAREAVEAVIFGQKNVVDLALTTILAGGHGLLVGVPGLAKTKLVETLGTVLGLDARRVQFTPDLMPSDITGSEILEEDADRRRHFRFVRGPIFAQLLMADEINRASPRTQSALLQAMQEHHVSVSGERHDLPRPFHVLATQNPIEQEGTYPLPEAQLDRFLLQIDIDYPDRDAERRILLETTGDSEARPGAVMSGEALMSAQRLARRLPVGDSIVEAILDLVRAARPGEGDPAVTEHLLWGPGPRASQALIFAARAHALIQGRVSPSIDDVALLAAPVLKHRMALTFAARADGVTIPDLVQRLTARLGG
- a CDS encoding DUF58 domain-containing protein translates to MARVRVLSETQRLPGRTVTLAAQDLAARLPRLVLEARRVAGTLAHGIHGRRRAGPGETFWQFRPFSSGEPASRIDWRRSGRDDRLYVREREWEAAHSVHLWIDRSASMAFGSELAMAPKCDRAVVLGLALAESFVEAGERVGMMGQAPPRAVRRIAERFAEILADPRGSDATDMPPPTALAPHDEAVILSDCLSPAEEWEACIAAIAARGARGHVMMIVDPVEESFPFAGQAMLEDPEGGLRLRVGDAASWGAQYRTRIARHRDALEAATRRRGWTLTIHRTDRPASEAALRLMALVQAARSGMGGR